A DNA window from Nerophis lumbriciformis linkage group LG33, RoL_Nlum_v2.1, whole genome shotgun sequence contains the following coding sequences:
- the pde4d gene encoding 3',5'-cyclic-AMP phosphodiesterase 4D isoform X6, protein MPEANYLFTVSWGYIRFKRMLNRELTHLSEMSRSGNQVSEFISSTFLDKQHEVEMPTPQTQKDKEKKPMSQISGVKKLQHSSSLTNSNIPRFGVKTETEDELAKELEHVNKWGLNVFKISEFSGNRPLTVMMYTIFQERDLLKTFKIPLDTFITYLMTLEDHYHGDVAYHNNIHAADVTQSTHVLLSTPALEAVFTDLEILAAIFASAIHDVDHPGVSNQFLINTNSELALMYNDASVLENHHLAVGFKLLQEENCDIFQNLTKKQRQSLRKMVIDIVLATDMSKHMNLLADLKTMVETKKVTSSGVLLLDNYSDRIQVLQNMVHCADLSNPTKPLQLYRQWTDRIMEEFFSQGDRERERGMEISPMCDKHNASVEKSQVGFIDYIVHPLWETWADLVHPDAQDILDTLEDNREWYQSTIPQSPSPALDEPEDGGRHPVGDKFQFELTLEEDGESDTEKDSGSQPDEEEEEEEEEEEEEENSCTDSKTLCTQDSESTEIPLDEQVAPDEEVAEEGDTSYSQTCVVEEEEEVAEEQEEEEKSPDT, encoded by the exons TTCAAGAGGATGCTGAACAGGGAGCTGACTCACCTGTCAGAGATGAGTCGTTCAGGGAATCAGGTGTCTGAGTTCATCTCCAGCACCTTCCTAG ACAAGCAACATGAAGTGGAGATGCCAACGCCTCAGACGCAGAAGGACAAGGAGAAGAAGCCCATGTCTCAGATCAGCGGCGTGAAGAAGCTGCAGCACTCATCTAGCCTCACCAACTCCAACATACCTCGCTTCGGCGTCAAGACGGAGACGGAGGACGAGCTGGCAAAG GAGCTGGAGCACGTGAACAAATGGGGCCTTAACGTTTTCAAAATCTCCGAGTTCTCTGGGAATCGGCCGCTGACAGTCATGATGTACACCATATTCCAG GAGCGAGACTTGTTAAAAACGTTTAAAATTCCACTGGACACCTTTATCACCTACCTGATGACCTTGGAGGACCATTACCACGGCGACGTGGCGTACCACAACAACATCCACGCTGCTGACGTCACACAGTCCACACACGTGCTGCTATCCACCCCTGCACTGGAG GCCGTGTTCACCGACCTGGAGATCCTGGCTGCCATCTTTGCCAGCGCCATTCACGACGTGGACCACCCGGGAGTGTCCAACCAGTTCCTCATCAACACCA ATTCTGAGCTGGCGCTGATGTACAACGATGCGTCGGTACTAGAGAACCACCACCTGGCTGTGGGCTTCAAGCTCCTGCAGGAGGAGAACTGTGACATCTTTCAAAACCTGACCAAAAAACAACGACAATCACTTCGGAAGATGGTCATCGATATT GTGTTGGCTACTGATATGTCCAAGCACATGAATCTACTGGCTGATCTCAAAACTATGGTGGAAACCAAAAAGGTGACCAGCTCGGGGGTCTTGCTGCTGGATAACTATTCTGATCGGATACAG GTTCTGCAGAACATGGTGCACTGTGCAGACCTGAGCAACCCCACCAAGCCCCTGCAGCTCTACAGGCAGTGGACCGACCGCATCATGGAGGAGTTCTTCAGCCAGGGCGACCGAGAGAGGGAGCGGGGCATGGAGATCAGCCCCATGTGCGACAAACACAACGCCTCGGTGGAAAAGAGCCAG GTCGGCTTCATCGACTACATAGTCCACCCCTTGTGGGAGACGTGGGCCGACCTGGTGCACCCGGACGCCCAGGACATTTTGGACACGCTGGAGGACAACAGGGAGTGGTACCAAAGCACCATCCCCCAAAGCCCATCCCCCGCCCTGGACGAACCCGAGGACGGCGGCCGGCACCCGGTGGGGGACAAGTTCCAGTTCGAGCTCACGCTGGAGGAGGACGGCGAGTCCGACACGGAGAAAGACAGCGGCAGCCAGCCagacgaggaagaggaggaggaggaggaggaggaggaagaggaggaaaacAGCTGTACGGACTCCAAAACACTCTGCACGCAGGACTCGGAATCCACGGAGATTCCCTTGGACGAGCAGGTGGCGCCGGACGAGGAGGTGGCGGAGGAAGGGGACACTTCATACTCGCAAACTTGtgtggtggaggaggaggaggaggtggcggAGGAACAGGAGGAGGAAGAGAAAAGCCCCGACACATAG